DNA from Actinomyces sp. oral taxon 897:
GAGCGGCCAGGTGGTCACCAACCCCAGCAGCCACTAGCGTCCCGGCGCCCGGTAGCACCCGGCGCACTGCCGTGGTCTGCCAGGCGCACCCCGGCGACGGTCCCGTCCCGGCGTCTGCCAGCGGGGACGTACCTTGGTCACCGGGGACGTACCTTAGAGGTACGTCCCCGTCGGCTAAGGTACGTCGTCGCTGGCTAGGGCACGTCGCCGGCACCAGCCCGCTAGCAGCTGACGTAGCCGTGGCGGTGGGCGGAGGCCAGGGCCCGCAGCTGGTCCACGGCGTCCAGGGCGTCGGACGCCCGGTAGACGGCGCTGCCGGCCACGAAGACGTCCGCCCCCGCCTCGGCGGCCCGGCCGATGGTCGTCGCGCTCACCCCGCCGTCGACCTGGATGCGCAGCTCCAGGCCCCGGCGCCCCACCATGCGCCGGGCCCGCTCGATCTTGGGCAGCATGGCATCGATAAAGGACTGCCCGCCGAACCCGGGCTCGACGGTCATGATCAGGAGCATGTCGAACTCCCCCAGCACGTCGGCCACCGCCTCCAGGGGGGTGGCCGGGCGCAGGGCGATCCCCGCCTGGCTGCCCAGGCGGTGCAGCTCGCGGGCCAGACGCACCGGCGCCGTGCTGGCCTCCAGGTGGGCGGTGACGGTGTGGCACCCGGCCTCCGCGTAGGCCGGGGCCCAGCGGTCGGCGGCCTCGATCATGAGGTGGGCGTCCACGGGCAGGGGGGTGTGGGCGAGCACGGCCTGGACCACGGGCAGGCCCCAGGACAGGTTGGGCACGAAGTGGTTGTCCATAACGTCCACGTGCACCCCGTCGGCCCCCGCCCGCCCGCTGGAGGGGTCGGCCGCCACCCGGTCCAGCTCACGGGCCAGGTGGGCGACGTCGCAGTTGAGGATGGAGGGGTGGATAGCAGGTTCCATGGGCTCTTTCCTGGTGGTGGGTGTCGGGACGGTGGTACGGGCCGGCGCGCGGTGGCCGGTCGGCGGGTGGCCGGTGCGGACTGTCGGGCAAGCGGCAGGTGGGCAGCTGGTGGCGACGTACCTTGGTCACCGGGGACGTACGTACCCGAGGACGTGCGCGAGGTGATGCGCCTGCGACGTACCTTGGTCACCGGGGACGTACCTCTAAGGTACGTCCCCGCCGACTAAGGCACGTTAGCAGTAACCGTGGCGGCGGGTCAGTGACGGCACAGCAGCGCGCAGAACATGGCGTCGGTACCGTCCAGGTGGGGCCAGAGCTGGAGCATCTGCTGCTCTGCCCCCGCCGGCGGCACCGGTGACACCCGGGCGGCCACCTCACCGGCGTGGAGAGGACTCGCCTCCACCCCCTTCCTGGCCAGGGCGGCCAGGGTGTCCTTGACCACGAGGCTGGTCTCCAGCAGGTGCGGGGAGCAGGTGGTGTAGGCCACTACCCCCCCGGGGCGTACGGCGAGCAGGGCGCTGGCCAGGAGGTCGCGCTGGAGGGCGGCGAGCTCGGTGACGTCACGGGGCTGACGGCGCCACCGGGCCTCCGGGCGCCGCCGCAACGAGCCCAGGCCCGAGCAGGGCACGTCCACGAGCACCCGGTCGTAGGCCCCCGGCTCCTGGCGTCCCGCCTCCCGGCCGTCGGCGCAGCGGACCTCCACGACCCGCTCGGGCAGGGCCCGTACGGCGGCGCGCACCAGGTCGCAGCGGTGAGGGGCGACCTCGTTGGCTACCAGGGTGGCGCCGCGCTGGGCGGCACGGGCCCCCAGCAGGGCCGCCTTGCCCCCGGGCCCGGCGCACAGGTCCAGCCAGCGCTCGTCACGCCCTTGAAGGGGGGCCTCGGAGAGCACCAGGGCCACGAGCTGGCTGCCCTCGTCCTCCACGCCCGCACGTGAGTCGCGCACCGCGGCGATACGCACCGGGTCCCCCCCTGCCAGGACGACGGCGCAGGGGCTGCGCTCCCCCCGCCGGGGCTCCTGGTGGCTGGCGTCCCAGGCGGCGGAGGCCAGCTCCTCGGGGGTGACCAGGCCCGGACGGGCGCACAGGGCCACCTCGGGCTCGGTGTTGTCGGCCTCCAGGAGGGCCTGGAGCTCACCGACGTCCCGCCCGTTGCCCAGGAGGGCCTGGCGCATGGCCCTGACCACCCAGGCCGGGTGGGAGTGGGTCCGGGCCAGGGCGCTCACCTCGTCGGGGGCGGCGGAGGCCACCCGCTCCAGCCACGACTCCAGGTCACCCTGGGCCACCCTCCGCAGGACGGCGTTGACGAAGGTGGCGGCGCCCCGGCCGGCGGCGTAGGAGGCCAGGTCCACGGTGGTGCTCACCGCGGCGTGGGTGGGCACGCGCATGCCCAGGAGCTGGTGGACCCCCAGGCGCAGCACGTCCAGGACCAGGGCGTCGACCTGGTCCAGGGGCCGGTTCGAGCACATGGCGATCACGGCGTCGTAGCGGCCCTGGAGGCGCAGCGTGCCGTAGGTCAGGGAGGTGGTGAAGGCGGCGTCACGCCGACCCGCCCGCGCCTGGTCCAGCATGGGCGGCAGGACCAGG
Protein-coding regions in this window:
- the rpe gene encoding ribulose-phosphate 3-epimerase, translating into MEPAIHPSILNCDVAHLARELDRVAADPSSGRAGADGVHVDVMDNHFVPNLSWGLPVVQAVLAHTPLPVDAHLMIEAADRWAPAYAEAGCHTVTAHLEASTAPVRLARELHRLGSQAGIALRPATPLEAVADVLGEFDMLLIMTVEPGFGGQSFIDAMLPKIERARRMVGRRGLELRIQVDGGVSATTIGRAAEAGADVFVAGSAVYRASDALDAVDQLRALASAHRHGYVSC
- a CDS encoding RsmB/NOP family class I SAM-dependent RNA methyltransferase, whose amino-acid sequence is MALRALERVRQDDAYANLVLPPMLDQARAGRRDAAFTTSLTYGTLRLQGRYDAVIAMCSNRPLDQVDALVLDVLRLGVHQLLGMRVPTHAAVSTTVDLASYAAGRGAATFVNAVLRRVAQGDLESWLERVASAAPDEVSALARTHSHPAWVVRAMRQALLGNGRDVGELQALLEADNTEPEVALCARPGLVTPEELASAAWDASHQEPRRGERSPCAVVLAGGDPVRIAAVRDSRAGVEDEGSQLVALVLSEAPLQGRDERWLDLCAGPGGKAALLGARAAQRGATLVANEVAPHRCDLVRAAVRALPERVVEVRCADGREAGRQEPGAYDRVLVDVPCSGLGSLRRRPEARWRRQPRDVTELAALQRDLLASALLAVRPGGVVAYTTCSPHLLETSLVVKDTLAALARKGVEASPLHAGEVAARVSPVPPAGAEQQMLQLWPHLDGTDAMFCALLCRH